Part of the Nitrosopumilus sp. genome, AATAGAAGTCTGGCAAAGTGGTGAATTACTTGCAAGAAATCTATTTTATGATCCAGATGGAAGATTAGATGTTAAAATTAAACCAAAAGCTAATTGTAATGAAAACAATCTAGAAGAATGCTCAATTTATGGTGGTTCTGAACATGTTAGTGCCCCAGGTGCTCTATTTGTTCAGGGTGCAGCATGTACTGATGATAATTTAGATATTTGTGCAAGACCCTCAATTACAGGTCCAATATTTGTAAAGGGTGGATTATACAAAATTAGAGTTGACATCGAAGCTGCTACTAGTCCAAGAACTGTTTTAGCTTCTTTGTTAAGTTATGAGACTTTTGTCAGTGTAGCTCAAGAACAAAATTTTTCCTTCCAAACTGCAAATGCTGAAGAGGTTCCAGTAATTGTTAAAACCTATTATGATCATGTTGATAATTTTGCTTTTGATAAATCTGATAATTCAATTTCGTTTGATATGCCATTTGATTGGGATCCTAACTATGTTGATTTAGTACAGGTTGTACATGAAGAAGTTAGAGTTCCAAAAACATTTGCACCATATGCAGAAGGTAAACAATTCAAAGGATACGTTAATGGAGTAGAAATTGATCAAAGAGCATTACTAAATGATCCATATTCATATGAGGACACTAATATCGTACATTTCCTTATCACAAAAAATGAATTACAAAAAATTAATGAAAAATTAGGAACAAGCAATTATGATAACAAAAAAATGGATTTGAAACTTGTTCCATTATCTGAAGCCTCAAAAAGCTCTACTGAATTTTATCTTGTAGATACTAAAAACTATGAACAAGTCCCAACAACTGTGAATATAGCTTGGGATGGTAAGTATGGTGCAAATCAAGAAATCCCATTTGAGTTTACATTCTTTAATGAAAATAGAGAATTAATCAAAGATATCAAATATGCTTATGTTGTTTTAGATGAATTTGATAAAGAAATTGCACGCAATGATGGTAATGATCCAGTTAATCCTGGAATAGTTTCTGTTGAAGGATTAGACATTCAAAAAATCTATGTACCTTCTCAAGGTCAGATTCGTATTGATCTTTTAGTTTATGGTACTGGATTGGATTATGATCCTACGTATGCTGGAATTGGTTCAGCTCTTATCGAAATTGGTCCTGGTGCACCATCTGCCCCATCAACACCTGAAAAAGCCCCAATTCCAAGTTGGATTAAAAACAATGCAGAATGGTGGGCAGCAGGACAAATTGATGATGGTTCCTTTGTCCAAGGAATTCAATATTTAGTTAAAGAAGATATTCTAAAGATTCCACCAACTTCTCAAGGTACAGGTTCTGGCTCAAATGATATCCCAGCATGGATTAAAAACAATGCAGAATGGTGGGCAGCAGGACAAATTGATGATGATTCATTTATTCAAGGAATTCAATTCTTGATTAAAGAAGGAATCATGAAAATCCAATCATAGGTTTTTAAATAAATTCTGTTAAGTGATAGTAATGAAAGACATCAATGATATCATGCCAAAAATTCCAAACATGCGTTGGGGAGCTTTGATGAACAAACCTCCTACAAATGATAAAGTTGAAGAGATGAATAAAATTTTTCCAAGCAATGGTAAATGGCATACTGTTTTTGAAGAACAAGATCAAATTACAATTGACGGAAAAGAAATTAGAAAGAAAAATCCAGACAAGTGGACTTAGATTGAAACATATAACATTATTTGGACTGTTATTACTTTCATTTGTAGTTATTTTAGGATTTGATAATGTATATGGCCATGGTGTAGGCAGCGAAACATTTCCTCCAGTTGATCTTAATGGAAAACTTGTAACTTTAGAAGTGTCATCATCAAAAAGTGATCCTGAAGCAAGTGATGATCAACAAATATCAATATCATTAATTGATTTTAATTCAAAAATTACTTTGCGTGATGTTACATTTTTAATAAAATCTGAACGTGGAGAACAATTTCTATTTGAACAAGAATTCAAAGCAGATAATGGTTTCATAGTTTTCAATTTTGTATCTGAAAATACCGATTCAATAATTCTAGAAGAAGAAAATGGTGGAGGACTATTTGGTTCTTTATTGGGATTAGAAAGTAGAATGATACATGTTAAAGGTCCTAAACTTAGTGAAGGTGGATTATACAAGTTAGATGTTACTGTATTAACTGCTGATGGTTATTCACAAAAATTGGATGAACCTCTAGTCTTTAATGCTGGAATATCTATTGCCCAAACCTCAAGACATGATTTTGTTGATCCTAATTTTGGAGAGCAAAATATACACGTGATTACCTACTACGATGAAATATCTAATTTCAATTATGATTCAAATTCAAAAGAAATTCACTTTTTCATGCCATTTGATTGGAGTCAATCAAACATCAACCAAACATCAGTTGTTCATGAAGAACTAGTTATTCCAAAAAAATTTGGTGATTTACTAGTTTCTGGATTTACAATGTATGTTAATGGTATACAATTGTCTCAAGACATTGTAAACATTGATGATTTTTTTTCTGATGGACGAATTGTTCATTTTATTATATATCAAAAAGAATTACAGAATATCTTTGATAATAGTTCCAACACAAATGGTATGAATTTTGTTGTTAAGCCAGATCGTGATTATTCACATATGAGCTCTGTAACTGAAAATGGACAGTTTAGAATTCTTGTTTCATGGGAGCCTGAAAATTTAAAATCAAATTCAAATGCAAAAATACTTTTTGATGTTACTGATATTTTCTTAAAAAATAAACCAGTTGCAACAAATTATGAATTTTCAATAACTCAAAATGACCGAATTATTTTTGAACAAAATGGAATAAGTACTGATTTCAAAGATCAACACAACATTGTAGAATTCTTTATTCCTAATGATGTTTCAGGTATCGTAAATCTAAATTTTAAAAATTTAGATAACAACAATCTTGCAAAGACAACAATTCCAATTGTAATTGATAGAATAACTCAAAATGAAATATCATTACCTGATTGGATTAGAAATAATGCATTATGGTGGTCACAAGAACAAATTGATGACACTACATTCATCCAAGGAATCGAATACATGATTACAAACAAAATAATTTTAATCCCTCAAACCCAACAAGAAACTAACTCTTCTCAAGATATTCCGTCTTGGATTAGAAATAATGCCGCATGGTGGGCTGATGGTCAGATTGATGATAAAACATTTGTTCAGGGATTAGAATTTATGATAAAGGTAGGAATTCTATCTGTTTGATCGGAGTTATTCGATCAATGAACCAGTCGCTTTAAATCCGAAAAAATGTAATTGTGATCATATTGTTTAGACCTGAACAAATAGTTGAAAAGAAATCTGCATTGTTTTCTATAGTTATTACTGGTGTAGTTGCAATTTTAGCTCTTCCCATTATTGTACCTCATTTATTACATGGTTATCATCTAGCACACATCTTTTTACATATAGGAGGTATTTCGCTTGCAGTCTTTATTTCAGTACTTGCTGGATTTGCATATTACAGATTAAAAACAAAACGACTTTTACTAAGTGCAGCAGCTTTTGCCAACTTTATTGTAGCTGAAATTGTTTTACTTGTAGATGCTACATGGCCAACTGTTTATGATCTTGCAGAATTATCTCTATCTGAGGTAGGACATTTATTGACGTTTTTTACATTAGGACTATTGGCATTAGGAGTGTTTAGAAATGACTGATAGAGATTCACAATTACAACAAATTATTGAACAAAATCCTGGAATTCAATTCCGTGAAATTATGCGTTCATCTGGATTAAAAAATGGTGTACTAAGTCATTATCTAGGAAAATTAGAAAAGAGTGGTATCATCAAAGTTGTTCGAGGACCACGACAATCTAGATTTTATCCTCCTCAAATAACAGAAGAAGAATCAATTGTAATCAAGGCATTACGTAAACAAACTCCTCGAGATTTATTGCTTGCATTAATACAAAATGATGGATTAGAATTTTCTCAATTAGTAAAAGAGGTAAAAAAATCCCCCTCAACTGTTTCATTATATCTATCACAAATTGTAGAGGATGGCCTAGTAGAAATTAAATTAGTTAACTTGAAAAAAAGATATCATATTAAAGCAAGAGATGTTATAGATAAATTAATTGAAGATTATAGACCAAGTTTGCTTGAGAAATCAACATCTGGATTCGAAGATATTATCAACTCTTTCTAGTGTTTCACAACAAACTATTTCTGTATTCTTAGGATTATTTTTTATTTTATTACTCCCAACAATCGTTTATGCTGATGTTTTCATACCTGATAGTGAATATACTGGATACTATGATTATGAAGGAATTTACACTGTTGTTGGAAATGTCAAAAACCAAAATGATTTTGCATTAATCCCGATAATTACAATATCTGTAATTGATAATGATCAAACAAAAATTACTCATACCTTACATCATGTACCAATACCTGCAATGACTGATATTCCATTCAAATTAAAATTTCCAGAGATTCACGGTAAACATCCTGTTTTATTAAATGCTGAATTAGAGTATTTCAAAACTGAAAAAAATCCCGTCCCTATACAAATTGTCTATGATAAAACTTTGATTACTTATGAGGATGGTCATGTTACCGGAAGAATAAAAAATATTGGAAATCAAACAGTATACAATCCTAAAGTATTTGCAATTGTTCATGGCTATGAAAAATATATTCTAGATGTTGCACAAAACATCAGACCTATTGAAAAAATTGAACCAGGACAAATACTAAACTTTACAATATATCCTGATCCTTCTGTTTCTGAGCCTGTTCGATTCTATTCATGCTTTGCTCCAGTTGATACCACTGTAATTCCTATTACTACAAAGAAAAATGGCGGAGATTTTGATTTTAGATATGATTCTGGTGCTTGGTATTCTGCAGCAAAATTTGATGAGGCTGGAACTACCCTTAGCATTAAAGGATACAACAGTTATCCATTAGAGACTTATGCAAATTTTGAATTTCCTCCAATATCTGGTAATGAAAAATTTGTTGTTACATTAAACGATAAACCAATTGAGTTTATTCAAAGTGTGGATGAGATGGGATTTTGGCATGTTGCGTTTAACATAGAACCTACTTCTCAAGGCATACTCAAAATTTCAGGTTTTGAAAAAGGATTACCACCTGAACTGCCAAAAATTCCACAATGGATAAAAAATAATGCACAATGGTGGGTAACAGATCAAATTACTGATTCAGAATTTCTTGAAGGAATAGATTTTCTTTTTGAAAAACAAATTGTATCTGTACCTGAAAGAGATGTGATCAGTGAATCACAATGGAATATTCCTTCATGGGCAAAAACTTCTGTAAGTTGGTGGTATGAGGAAAAGATCACCGATGATGAATTCCTAAATTTTATTGAGAATCTTGTAAAGCGAAAAATTGTTGTCATATAGTAAAATTATGCGACAATTCTATATCTGCCATAAATAACATATGCATCAACTAATAACAAACCAATTGCAGCAGCAATGAACCAATCCCTTATTGTAGAGTATTCCGTTTCATATTCAAGATTAGAACTTAGAATCCCAAATATTTCATTTAACGTTTGCTCATCAAGTGATTTAAAATAATTTCCATTTGTTTCTTGTGCAATCAAAATTAATGTGTTCTCATCTAATTCTGCATATTGTGGTTCTCCATAGATATCGTTTCTTAGAAAAACTGGTTCTTCTGAACCCAAACCAATTGCATGAATCTGAACTTGATTTATCTTTGCATAATCAATTGCTTCTTCCGGACTTACTATTCCTGAATTATGAACACCATCACTAAGCAAAATAACTACTCCTTTTTTGTCTGGAATTGATGATGCCATGTCAATTCCTAATGCAAGTCCGTCACCAATTGCAGTTGCTCCTTGCCCCTGTTCAATGGATGAAATTGCATTGATTGTTTTTTCTTTATCTGGAGTAAGATAAGAAATTGTTGTAGCACCTGATTCAAAAATTACTATTCCTACATTGTTTTGAGGACCAATTTTTGCCACTAATTCTGAAATTGCTCCTTTTGCAGCATCTAGGCGTGTTAGCTTGTAATCTGTGGCTGCCATACTCTCAGAACCATCTAAAACAATACTCAAATTGATTCCTTTTTCTATTGATGTTGTCGGAATCTGTGGATTTGCCAATCCAATGATGATCAATCCAAGTATTCCCATCATCAAAACAAATGGTAAATGTTTTCTCAAGAAATTTTTCCCCATTGCAGATTTTTTTATAATTTTCAGAGAACTAAATTTCAAAATTGATTCTTTTTTCTCATGATTGTATTTTGAATATAGAAAATATAATCCTGGAATTACTAACAATAAAAACAATGCATACAAAAATTCAAATTGAATTTGCATCTAAAATTTACCTCTTTTTTTATTTTGAATATATCGTCTAAATGTCACTTCAAATGATTCTTCATTTGATAAATTAAGCAAATCAATGCCTAATTTTTTGATTTCATATTCATTATTTTCTCTTGTTTTTTTAATCAAATTGGAGTATTGTTCTTGAAATTTTTTATCAGAAGTATTTACAAGAATTTGTTCACCTGATTCTGCGTCTTCCAAATACACATTACCAATTTCAGGTATTTCCATCTCACGAATATCTGATATGTTCACTAAAACAATTTGGTGTTTTAATTTTAGTAATTTTAATGGTTTTACAAAAGAATCAGAAATAAAATCCGAAATAATAAAGATTACACTTTTTCGTTTTATCTTTTGTTGTAATTCCAATAAAGATCTAAAAATATCAGTTTGTAAGTCTTCTGAATTGTGATTTAATAGTTGTTGAAGTACATTCATCAGATGTTTTCTTCCTTTTTTTGCTGGAATAAATTTTTCAAGTGTATTTGTAAATAATCCCATTCCTACTCTATCGTTATTTTTTAATGCAGAAAACATCAACGAAGCTGCAACTTCGAAGCTAAGTTCTTTTTTACTTTTTACAAAACCAAAATCATTGCTGGCTGACATGTCAATAATCACATAAACATTGAGCTCTTTTTCCTCGACAAATTCTTTCACATAAAGATCATTATATCTTGCTGAAACATTCCAATCTACTCTTCTTGCATCATCTCCTGCCGCATACTCTCTTACTTCAGAAAATTCTATTCCTCCACCTCTAAATCGTGATCTGTAGGCTCCAGATTCCATACCTTCAACAAGATTTTTAGTCTTTATTTCCAGGTTTTTGACCTGTTTCAAAAGTTCTGACAGTTTGGTCATTTTTATGGTGAACTAATTTTTTCTAAAACAAAATCAATTATTTTATCTGGATTAATCCCATTAGCTTCTGCCTCAAATGTCAAAATTATTCTATGACGTAATACATCATGTACTACTGCTTTTACATCTTCAGGAATTATGAAGCCTCTTCCGTTTAACAATGCGTTAGCTTTTGCGGTTCTCATTAACCAAATTGATGCTCTTGGTGAAGCTCCAAATTCAATCATGTTTTCCAAATCCAGATCATATTCTTTTGGGTTTCTAGTTGCATGAACTATGTCTGCAATGTATTCTGTAACTGTTTTATCTGCATAGATTCTCTCATTAAATTTTTGAATCTCAATTATTTCTTCTGGTATCACTAATGATTTGATAGATTCAATATTGTCTGAAGAATTTTTTTCAATTATTTCAAGCTCTTCTTGTTTTGATGGATAGTCAATCAAAATCTTGAAAGCAAATCTGTCTACTTGAGCTTCAGGAAGCTTGTATGTTCCTTCATTTTCAATAGGATTTTGTGTAGCAAGAACAAGAAAAGGTTTTTTCAATTCATATGTATCTCCGTGAATACTTACAGTTTTTTCTTGCATTGCTTCAAGTAATGCAGATTGAACTTTGGGTGGAGCTCGATTAATTTCATCTGCTAATACAAAATTATGGAATATGGGGCCTTTCTGTGTTACAAATGATCCTGACACATTCTTGTAAATCTTGGTTCCTATGATGTCGGCTGGAAGTAAATCTGGTGTAAATTGTATCCTGACATGCTCTACGTTAAATATTTGTGACATTGTTTTAACCATCAATGTTTTTGCTAAACCCGGAACACTTTCAAGTAATACATGACCATCTGAGATAATTGAAATGAGAATTTTCCTCAGAGCATCTTCTTGTCCAATGATTATTTTGTGAGATTCGTCAAAAACTTGATTTAATTTTTTAGCATATTTCTGAGCTTGTTCATTCAAATCTTGAATTTCTTTACTTGATACTGAGTATTTCATTGAATTTTCTCTAAATGCCATACTATGAATTCTCATTTTTGAATTAATAGGAAAGTGGTTCATTCGAGAAATGTACCAATTGTGATTAAAGGAAATTTCTGCCTTTTTTGATCAAGAATTGATTAAAACATGTATCATCATAATGTATTTTCAAATCTGAGAATCAATTATTTTGAGAATGTGCAAATGAATCTATTTTCAAAACAATTTAAGAAAATTCTTTTTTTAATACCTTTAATTCTTTTTTCTAATTTTGCATATGCTGATGATACAGAAATTGAAATGGATTGGATAATTGAAGGTCAAATAAATGATCAAAGTGTTACAACTAAAGAATCAGAAATTATTTCAAATTATGAAGATCTTCTAGAAGAGGAAAATATCAAATCTAAAAAACCAATTTATGATAAATTTGTAACAAACAATCAATATGCTATAGGAGATTATAAAATCACAATTGATTCAGAGGACGGACAAATTCTAAATGGTATTATTATTGAACAACGAGATCTTCAACAAGAAAGTTTTAAACATAAAATAAAATATTATGATCGATTTTCTGATGGGTATATTGAAATTGCTGAAGCATTATTAGATCCAATTGGAGATAGTAAGTATCTTATCAATGGAAGATCTTTAGACTATAATCCAAATTCAAATCTTGAACTCTTTGTTCTTGAACGTGGTTATAGCATGGATGATTTAGAAGCAATTCCAAATGATATTTTCACTCCTAAAGAGTTTACACTAGGAAGAGAAATACTGGATGAAGCAATGAGGTCTGGTACAGGAGAATTTGATCTTAGAGAATTTTCACCAAATTACTTACAATTGAATAAAGAACAAATTCAAGAACGAATGATGGAATCATTTTCAGAACAAACTTCTCAAATATTTAATGAAATAATTGTTGGCAAACAACTACAACCTGATGGCACTCTATCCGATATTGGAGTAGTTTCAGAACATAAAGATGATTTACAAAGCATATTTGATAATTTCAAATTTGAACAATCCAAGTTTGAAAATACAAGACATGTACGTCATTCACTACAAGACAGCTCACAACAGGTATTACCGTCAACACAAAATATTGAGGGTAATTCATTGTTGATAATTCCAATATTTGTTGCATTAGCGATCTTTGGATATCTAATGAGGAGAAAATTATTCAAACCTAAACAAGAGCTACCTCCATTAGAAATTGATACTCCTAGAGTAGATTATAGAGAACTCACTAATCAAATGCTAATCAATTCTCAAAGACTTTATGATAACCATCAAAGAAAGTATGCATATGAAGTGCTTAGTCAGGCAATCAGGTACTATTACTCTCAGAACCTACAGATCTACAAGGAAATGACAAATTTTGAGTTGTTATCTCATTTAAAACAAACAAAATCAGATGACTATGAACTAGTGAAAAGATGGCTTTTACTTTGTGGTAGTGTTGAATTTGCTAAATACAAATCTCATGACAATGATTATCAAAATATTTTCTCAGAGTTTTCAAAATTGATTAACTAATTTTTATTCTATACTTACTTGACATGAACGAAAATTCTTGTCTAATTTTGTATGACCTACAAATCTTTTAGACTCAAATTCATTAATGTCATACAAAGATGTTCTAGATTTACCCATGATGTTTTCTTCATTATCGAAAAATGTTATAACTAGACTGATTTGCTCTCTTTTAATACTGTCATTATGATATTTTCCTGAAACTGTAACTAATCCAAAATCGTCATTCATACATGAAAAATTATCTATTCCCTGAGTAATTGATTTTTCAGGCTCTATTGATTTTGGTATATATTTTGGATTTTTATTATTGTTTTGCAAAACTTGATGTAATTGATTATTTACCAAATGGTTTTTTTTATCACTAATTTTTTTCAAAATTTCTCCAGCAAATCTACTCGTTGGTTCAGTTCCATCCAGAATTAGATCTTCAGAATCATAATTGTAGTGTTCATTGTGTTGATCATAGATAATTACTTGAATGATCATGTTATCATATGTACATGATGTAATTGCACCTTCTGATGTATAATTGAATAAACATTCTGAATTATCATTTGGATTTCCAGTTAGATGAGCAGAATTAAAAATTGTTTGTTTATCTCTTCCTTCAAATGAATTCCAGTAATTTTCCAAATCTTTTTCGTTGTTAAACTCTGATATCTGCATACTCATTGTAGGAACCTTAAATTTGTAAAAAATTGGTTCATAGACTCTAGTGATATCAGTAAATGTAATCTTTACAGAATCTATGACTCCTTCTTTTTCTTCAAATTCATATTCTGTAGCAAAACTTCGCCATTTTGTTACTTTGAGAATATTCAAAATTTCTTTATCGTTTAGCAAAAATCTTTCAAGACTTGAATGAAATGTTTCTTCATTTGAAAAAAGGTTTTTTTCATATTCATATTCCAAATACCCCATTTCTCTCAAATAATGAACAGTTCTTAGAAATTGTTCATCAGTAATTTTTCCTTCAATCCACCATATTGCTCTGTCTTTGACCCATCTAGGAATCAATTCTGAATTTTTTACTTGATTGAGTTCAGGAACATTGCCCACCACTGTTTGTGCAGAATATTTTAAATTCTCTTCAGATTCTATTTCTTCAGGTAGAATATTCTTGTTTAGAATATTTTCAATTAATCCTAAAAACTCTAAATCTGAAATTTTTCCATCTATCCAAAAAATTGTTGACTGTTTTACCCAATCCGGAAACATTTGTTCGATTTCGTCATTTTGTGCAAAAACTTGGCTTTGAAATGAGCCTAAAACAAATAAAATTGTAATAGCAATCAATGAGTTCATTTTTGTAAAGTGCATAAAATATAATTGATTAAAAAATTAATAGATAATTGGTACATTTCTCGAATGAACCATTTTCTTTTTAATAAAATTTAATTCAATTTTATTGTAGCATGAAGATTAATTTTCAATTAATGACATTATTTATTATTGTAGCAGTTTTGGTAATTTCAATTCCTGTACAGTCTGTTTCTGCAGAGTCTGGTTTTAGCAATGTGAAAAAAACGGCTGGTATAATTATGAAGTTTTGTGCAAATGAAACTTTTACTTTACAAGAATGTCATGAGAGATACAATGGAATAGGATGGACAGATAGAATTAACGTGGTAATCTATGCTCCAGGCTGGAATGAAGATGAGTACAAAATTGAACAAATTGGTGGCCCTTCTAATCCAATAACTGTTTACACTGATGCTGCAGAGGTTG contains:
- a CDS encoding peptidase, with product MLYRNFALFISIIGIFSIATILPDAFGHGLGGDQAPPLSFGDMQVTVRTQLSPSDITVGEVDSANMQVRFFDTITDKNLDKVTYRIEVWQSGELLARNLFYDPDGRLDVKIKPKANCNENNLEECSIYGGSEHVSAPGALFVQGAACTDDNLDICARPSITGPIFVKGGLYKIRVDIEAATSPRTVLASLLSYETFVSVAQEQNFSFQTANAEEVPVIVKTYYDHVDNFAFDKSDNSISFDMPFDWDPNYVDLVQVVHEEVRVPKTFAPYAEGKQFKGYVNGVEIDQRALLNDPYSYEDTNIVHFLITKNELQKINEKLGTSNYDNKKMDLKLVPLSEASKSSTEFYLVDTKNYEQVPTTVNIAWDGKYGANQEIPFEFTFFNENRELIKDIKYAYVVLDEFDKEIARNDGNDPVNPGIVSVEGLDIQKIYVPSQGQIRIDLLVYGTGLDYDPTYAGIGSALIEIGPGAPSAPSTPEKAPIPSWIKNNAEWWAAGQIDDGSFVQGIQYLVKEDILKIPPTSQGTGSGSNDIPAWIKNNAEWWAAGQIDDDSFIQGIQFLIKEGIMKIQS
- a CDS encoding peptidase; protein product: MVNGILFLKNKIKLQLTEKKLERKIQTSGLRLKHITLFGLLLLSFVVILGFDNVYGHGVGSETFPPVDLNGKLVTLEVSSSKSDPEASDDQQISISLIDFNSKITLRDVTFLIKSERGEQFLFEQEFKADNGFIVFNFVSENTDSIILEEENGGGLFGSLLGLESRMIHVKGPKLSEGGLYKLDVTVLTADGYSQKLDEPLVFNAGISIAQTSRHDFVDPNFGEQNIHVITYYDEISNFNYDSNSKEIHFFMPFDWSQSNINQTSVVHEELVIPKKFGDLLVSGFTMYVNGIQLSQDIVNIDDFFSDGRIVHFIIYQKELQNIFDNSSNTNGMNFVVKPDRDYSHMSSVTENGQFRILVSWEPENLKSNSNAKILFDVTDIFLKNKPVATNYEFSITQNDRIIFEQNGISTDFKDQHNIVEFFIPNDVSGIVNLNFKNLDNNNLAKTTIPIVIDRITQNEISLPDWIRNNALWWSQEQIDDTTFIQGIEYMITNKIILIPQTQQETNSSQDIPSWIRNNAAWWADGQIDDKTFVQGLEFMIKVGILSV
- a CDS encoding winged helix-turn-helix transcriptional regulator, giving the protein MTDRDSQLQQIIEQNPGIQFREIMRSSGLKNGVLSHYLGKLEKSGIIKVVRGPRQSRFYPPQITEEESIVIKALRKQTPRDLLLALIQNDGLEFSQLVKEVKKSPSTVSLYLSQIVEDGLVEIKLVNLKKRYHIKARDVIDKLIEDYRPSLLEKSTSGFEDIINSF
- a CDS encoding peptidase, whose protein sequence is MRNQHLDSKILSTLSSVSQQTISVFLGLFFILLLPTIVYADVFIPDSEYTGYYDYEGIYTVVGNVKNQNDFALIPIITISVIDNDQTKITHTLHHVPIPAMTDIPFKLKFPEIHGKHPVLLNAELEYFKTEKNPVPIQIVYDKTLITYEDGHVTGRIKNIGNQTVYNPKVFAIVHGYEKYILDVAQNIRPIEKIEPGQILNFTIYPDPSVSEPVRFYSCFAPVDTTVIPITTKKNGGDFDFRYDSGAWYSAAKFDEAGTTLSIKGYNSYPLETYANFEFPPISGNEKFVVTLNDKPIEFIQSVDEMGFWHVAFNIEPTSQGILKISGFEKGLPPELPKIPQWIKNNAQWWVTDQITDSEFLEGIDFLFEKQIVSVPERDVISESQWNIPSWAKTSVSWWYEEKITDDEFLNFIENLVKRKIVVI
- a CDS encoding VWA domain-containing protein; the encoded protein is MQIQFEFLYALFLLLVIPGLYFLYSKYNHEKKESILKFSSLKIIKKSAMGKNFLRKHLPFVLMMGILGLIIIGLANPQIPTTSIEKGINLSIVLDGSESMAATDYKLTRLDAAKGAISELVAKIGPQNNVGIVIFESGATTISYLTPDKEKTINAISSIEQGQGATAIGDGLALGIDMASSIPDKKGVVILLSDGVHNSGIVSPEEAIDYAKINQVQIHAIGLGSEEPVFLRNDIYGEPQYAELDENTLILIAQETNGNYFKSLDEQTLNEIFGILSSNLEYETEYSTIRDWFIAAAIGLLLVDAYVIYGRYRIVA
- a CDS encoding DUF58 domain-containing protein, which produces MTKLSELLKQVKNLEIKTKNLVEGMESGAYRSRFRGGGIEFSEVREYAAGDDARRVDWNVSARYNDLYVKEFVEEKELNVYVIIDMSASNDFGFVKSKKELSFEVAASLMFSALKNNDRVGMGLFTNTLEKFIPAKKGRKHLMNVLQQLLNHNSEDLQTDIFRSLLELQQKIKRKSVIFIISDFISDSFVKPLKLLKLKHQIVLVNISDIREMEIPEIGNVYLEDAESGEQILVNTSDKKFQEQYSNLIKKTRENNEYEIKKLGIDLLNLSNEESFEVTFRRYIQNKKRGKF
- a CDS encoding MoxR family ATPase, which produces MAFRENSMKYSVSSKEIQDLNEQAQKYAKKLNQVFDESHKIIIGQEDALRKILISIISDGHVLLESVPGLAKTLMVKTMSQIFNVEHVRIQFTPDLLPADIIGTKIYKNVSGSFVTQKGPIFHNFVLADEINRAPPKVQSALLEAMQEKTVSIHGDTYELKKPFLVLATQNPIENEGTYKLPEAQVDRFAFKILIDYPSKQEELEIIEKNSSDNIESIKSLVIPEEIIEIQKFNERIYADKTVTEYIADIVHATRNPKEYDLDLENMIEFGASPRASIWLMRTAKANALLNGRGFIIPEDVKAVVHDVLRHRIILTFEAEANGINPDKIIDFVLEKISSP